In one window of Rhodanobacter sp. FDAARGOS 1247 DNA:
- the cdd gene encoding cytidine deaminase codes for MPATPAAFDPSTLHDLMSLARSARELAYAPYSRFLVGAAVLTRDGRQFSGCNVENAAYGLCNCAERTALFSAIAAGCQRGDFLALAVIADTPNPVSPCGACRQVMSELCHDAMPVLLGNLHGDTEQTSVAALLPGSFQLPMPA; via the coding sequence ATGCCCGCAACACCCGCTGCTTTTGATCCCTCCACGCTCCATGACCTGATGTCGCTGGCACGCAGCGCGCGCGAACTGGCCTACGCGCCGTATTCCCGTTTCCTGGTGGGCGCGGCCGTGCTGACCCGCGATGGCCGACAGTTCAGCGGTTGCAACGTGGAAAACGCCGCTTACGGCCTGTGCAACTGCGCCGAGAGAACCGCCTTGTTCAGCGCGATCGCGGCCGGTTGCCAGCGTGGCGACTTCCTGGCGCTGGCGGTGATCGCCGACACGCCGAACCCGGTCAGTCCCTGCGGCGCCTGCCGCCAGGTGATGTCCGAGCTGTGCCACGACGCCATGCCCGTGCTGCTGGGCAACCTGCACGGCGACACCGAACAGACCAGCGTGGCTGCGCTGCTGCCGGGCTCGTTCCAGTTGCCGATGCCGGCCTGA
- a CDS encoding pilin: MSRQRRSAGFTLIELMIVVAIIAILAAIALPLYSDYVARSQAVAALDEITSGRTAYEERTNNGDSDATLYTTVDNLGMQQETERCHVTATAPVDGVGEITCQIKGNPEVRDRKINLMRNGSGNWTCQTDLATRQTPKGCHP; this comes from the coding sequence ATGTCGCGCCAGCGCCGTTCCGCCGGTTTCACACTGATCGAGTTGATGATCGTCGTGGCCATCATCGCCATCCTGGCGGCCATCGCACTGCCGCTTTACAGCGACTATGTGGCGCGCTCGCAGGCAGTGGCGGCGCTGGATGAGATCACCTCGGGCCGCACCGCATACGAGGAACGCACCAACAACGGGGACAGTGACGCCACGCTTTACACCACCGTCGACAACCTGGGCATGCAGCAGGAAACAGAACGGTGCCACGTCACAGCGACCGCGCCGGTCGACGGGGTGGGCGAAATCACCTGCCAGATCAAGGGGAACCCCGAGGTAAGGGACAGGAAGATCAACTTGATGCGCAACGGTTCGGGCAACTGGACCTGTCAGACCGATCTTGCAACACGCCAGACTCCGAAGGGATGCCATCCGTAA
- a CDS encoding NAD(P) transhydrogenase subunit alpha: MGITVAALRETAAGERRVAITPEMAKKLRGKGLRVLLEHDAGRAAGFPDASYADVEFADATTVLGQADLLACVLPPDDVVFAGMREGSVVVGQLRPYGAAGRIAALNARKLTAFSLELLPRTTRAQAMDVLSSQAAVAGYRAMLIAAEASPKFFPMLTTAAGTIRPSRVLVIGAGVAGLQAIATARRLGAQIEGYDVRPETREQVESLGAKFLDLGVSAAGSGGYARELSAEERAAQQQALADHLKVFDVVVSTAAVPGRPAPKILTTAMVEGMKPGALIVDLAAEGGGNCELTRPGERVEHGGVVILGPLNLPAGAPLHASEMYARNVFNFVELLVHEAALKPDFDDELVAKSCLSHAGETRFAG, encoded by the coding sequence ATGGGGATCACCGTAGCCGCATTGCGCGAGACCGCCGCCGGCGAGCGTCGGGTGGCGATCACGCCGGAGATGGCGAAGAAGCTGCGGGGCAAGGGCCTGCGCGTTTTGCTCGAACACGACGCCGGGCGCGCGGCCGGCTTTCCCGACGCCAGCTACGCGGATGTGGAGTTTGCCGATGCCACCACGGTGCTCGGCCAGGCTGACCTGCTGGCCTGTGTGCTGCCGCCGGACGACGTGGTGTTTGCCGGGATGCGCGAGGGCAGCGTGGTGGTCGGCCAGTTGCGTCCCTACGGTGCGGCCGGGCGGATCGCGGCGTTGAATGCACGCAAGCTGACGGCATTCTCGCTGGAGTTGCTGCCGCGCACGACCCGCGCCCAGGCGATGGACGTGCTGAGTTCGCAGGCAGCGGTGGCCGGCTACCGCGCGATGCTGATCGCCGCCGAGGCTTCGCCGAAATTCTTCCCGATGCTGACCACGGCCGCCGGCACCATTCGGCCGTCCAGGGTGCTGGTGATCGGTGCCGGCGTGGCCGGCCTGCAGGCGATCGCCACCGCGCGGCGGCTGGGCGCGCAGATCGAAGGCTATGACGTGCGCCCAGAAACGCGCGAGCAGGTCGAATCGCTGGGTGCGAAGTTCCTCGACCTTGGCGTCAGTGCGGCCGGCAGCGGCGGTTACGCGCGGGAGCTGTCCGCCGAGGAACGCGCGGCGCAGCAGCAGGCGCTGGCCGATCACCTGAAGGTGTTTGACGTGGTGGTCAGCACGGCGGCGGTGCCGGGACGGCCGGCGCCGAAGATCCTCACCACGGCGATGGTCGAAGGCATGAAGCCGGGGGCGCTGATCGTGGATCTTGCCGCCGAGGGTGGCGGCAATTGCGAGCTGACCCGGCCGGGCGAGCGAGTCGAGCATGGCGGCGTGGTGATCCTGGGGCCGCTGAACCTGCCGGCGGGTGCGCCGCTGCATGCCTCGGAAATGTACGCCCGCAACGTGTTCAACTTCGTCGAGCTGCTGGTGCACGAAGCTGCGCTGAAGCCGGACTTCGACGACGAACTGGTGGCGAAAAGCTGCCTGAGCCACGCCGGCGAGACGCGCTTCGCCGGCTGA
- a CDS encoding lipopolysaccharide assembly protein LapB, whose amino-acid sequence MWPALSGSFIFDDYPIFVENPAFQSAHWNWQAFHEVWLWSRTNIQRPLAMLSYALNYAAGGSIWGFKAVNLAIHLVNTALLAALCKRLLRHGWSPRGSDDLIAHAKRTSTWAWLLATAWALHPLQISTVMYVVQRMELLGFTFTLLALLCYWKARQLQLRDRRGWPWLLSSALLIFVGYFAKETTVLAPGYALLLELTLLHFEAARPNAKRNWRYFYAAGCVAATVVFVFYLLPHYVFDPGAFAGRPYTAWERELTQLRALSMYIGWSVLPLPGQMHFYYDNYLISTGWLAPATTLAGGLFLSCLLGLAWVMRLRRPLLALGIAWFFMAHALTSAPLPLELVFEHRNYPALFGILLALTDLIWLATRHAHPRLPAILATIFLATLSFLTVLRAATWGNPLQLAMTLVHDNSSSPRASYDLARLYMDLSHDDPQSPLFARAIAELERGAALPNSSPLPEQALLLTAASEGVPAQAAWWQSLFDKLRNRPLGPQEYRALQGLASRAVEGKVNLDPQRLGEAYQIAIERSPNYASLHVQYADVASVVMHDMPLALHHLQTAIDINKNDPDYASRLIGYLIANGRLSEASALFKQAEQAQPNLQRNPHWKAVRAQLEARQQGGQPES is encoded by the coding sequence TTGTGGCCGGCCCTTTCTGGCAGCTTTATCTTTGACGACTACCCCATCTTCGTAGAGAACCCTGCCTTCCAGTCCGCTCATTGGAACTGGCAAGCCTTTCATGAAGTGTGGCTATGGTCACGGACCAACATCCAGCGCCCTCTGGCCATGCTCAGTTATGCTCTGAACTACGCCGCTGGCGGAAGCATCTGGGGCTTCAAGGCAGTCAACCTGGCCATCCATCTGGTCAATACAGCGCTACTTGCTGCGTTGTGCAAGCGCTTGCTTCGCCATGGCTGGTCACCACGTGGTTCAGACGATCTCATTGCGCACGCCAAGCGCACCTCGACTTGGGCGTGGCTGCTGGCGACAGCATGGGCGCTCCACCCGCTGCAGATATCCACTGTGATGTATGTGGTGCAGCGCATGGAGCTGCTCGGCTTCACCTTTACGCTGCTTGCGCTGTTGTGCTACTGGAAGGCCCGGCAATTGCAGTTGCGGGATCGGCGCGGTTGGCCTTGGCTACTGTCGAGCGCGCTGCTGATTTTCGTGGGCTACTTTGCCAAGGAAACAACTGTACTGGCACCAGGCTACGCCTTGTTACTGGAACTGACCTTGCTGCATTTCGAGGCCGCCCGCCCAAACGCAAAACGCAATTGGCGGTATTTTTACGCAGCAGGCTGCGTGGCAGCGACCGTGGTATTCGTGTTCTATCTGCTGCCGCATTATGTATTCGACCCCGGTGCGTTCGCTGGTCGCCCTTATACCGCCTGGGAACGTGAACTGACCCAGCTTCGCGCACTATCGATGTACATAGGCTGGAGTGTTCTGCCGTTGCCCGGCCAGATGCATTTCTACTACGACAATTACCTTATCTCCACCGGTTGGTTGGCACCAGCAACCACACTGGCTGGCGGTCTGTTCCTGTCATGCCTACTGGGACTGGCATGGGTGATGCGTTTGCGTCGCCCGTTACTGGCCCTTGGCATCGCGTGGTTCTTCATGGCCCATGCCCTCACCAGCGCTCCGCTGCCGTTGGAATTGGTCTTCGAACACCGAAATTACCCTGCACTGTTCGGCATTCTGTTGGCACTGACCGACCTTATCTGGCTGGCCACTCGCCACGCTCATCCCCGATTGCCCGCGATATTGGCCACAATTTTCCTGGCCACGCTCAGCTTCCTCACGGTGTTGCGCGCCGCTACTTGGGGGAATCCGCTGCAACTGGCGATGACACTGGTCCACGACAATTCCTCCTCGCCACGAGCCAGCTACGACCTGGCCCGCCTGTACATGGATTTGTCTCACGATGATCCGCAATCACCGTTGTTCGCGCGCGCCATCGCCGAACTGGAGCGTGGCGCGGCTCTGCCGAATTCTTCCCCACTGCCGGAACAAGCCCTGTTGCTGACCGCCGCGTCCGAGGGTGTTCCTGCGCAGGCAGCATGGTGGCAGAGCTTGTTTGACAAATTGCGGAACCGGCCGCTGGGGCCACAGGAGTACCGGGCATTACAGGGACTCGCCTCGCGAGCGGTCGAAGGGAAGGTAAACCTCGACCCTCAACGTCTTGGCGAAGCCTATCAAATAGCGATTGAAAGAAGTCCCAACTACGCCTCCTTGCACGTGCAGTACGCGGACGTCGCCAGCGTTGTCATGCACGACATGCCACTCGCGCTACACCACCTGCAAACCGCCATTGATATCAACAAGAATGATCCTGACTACGCCAGTCGATTGATTGGATACCTGATTGCCAATGGCCGCTTGTCGGAAGCCTCCGCATTGTTCAAGCAAGCAGAACAGGCACAGCCGAACCTGCAACGAAACCCCCATTGGAAGGCAGTACGAGCGCAACTTGAAGCACGTCAACAAGGTGGCCAGCCGGAGTCATAA
- a CDS encoding NAD(P) transhydrogenase subunit alpha yields MIDGFLALYIFMLAAFTGYEIIARVPVILHTPLMSGSNFVHGIVLVGAMIALGRADTPFEIAIGFIGVLLGAGNAAGGYVVTERMLEMFKSSKPGASKEAK; encoded by the coding sequence ATGATCGACGGGTTCCTGGCGCTGTACATCTTCATGCTGGCCGCGTTTACCGGTTATGAAATCATCGCGCGGGTGCCGGTGATCCTGCATACGCCGCTGATGTCCGGTTCGAACTTCGTGCACGGCATTGTGCTGGTTGGCGCCATGATCGCGCTAGGCCGGGCCGACACGCCGTTCGAGATCGCCATCGGCTTCATCGGCGTGCTGCTGGGCGCCGGCAACGCCGCCGGCGGCTACGTGGTGACCGAACGGATGCTGGAGATGTTCAAATCCAGCAAGCCGGGCGCCAGCAAGGAGGCCAAGTGA
- the gmd gene encoding GDP-mannose 4,6-dehydratase, translating to MKRALVSGITGQDGAYLAEFLLAKGYEVHGIKRRASSFNTDRIDHLYQDPHEGTSRFFLHYGDLTDASNLIRIIQQVQPDEIYNLGAQSHVQVSYETPEYTANTDAIGTLRILEAIRILGLENKTRYYQASTSELYGLVHETPQRETTPFHPRSPYGVAKLYAYWITVNYRESYGMYACNGILFNHESPRRGETFVTRKVTRALARIHLGLQDCLYLGNLDARRDWGHARDYVEAQWLMLQQEQPEDYVIATGVQHSVREFIEHSAGQLGITLAWHGTGADEYACISTVRPDSFASPGQRVVAIDPRYYRPAEVETLLGDPSKARKQLGWIPRTGFTELVSEMMQNDLALAKRDALLANAGFEAHSPQE from the coding sequence ATGAAGCGCGCCCTTGTATCAGGAATCACAGGCCAGGACGGCGCCTATCTGGCGGAATTCCTGCTGGCCAAAGGCTATGAAGTCCATGGCATCAAGCGGCGAGCCTCTTCGTTCAACACCGACCGCATTGACCACTTGTATCAGGATCCCCACGAAGGCACATCCCGCTTTTTTTTGCATTACGGTGACTTGACGGACGCCAGTAACCTGATCCGCATCATCCAGCAGGTGCAGCCGGACGAAATCTACAACCTCGGTGCGCAGAGTCACGTGCAGGTGTCATACGAGACGCCGGAATACACCGCCAACACGGATGCAATCGGGACGCTCCGTATCCTTGAGGCCATTCGCATCCTGGGCCTAGAAAACAAGACCCGCTACTACCAGGCTTCCACATCCGAACTCTATGGCTTGGTGCACGAAACGCCGCAGCGAGAGACAACGCCGTTTCATCCGCGCTCACCTTATGGCGTCGCAAAGCTCTACGCCTATTGGATCACCGTCAACTATCGCGAGTCCTATGGCATGTATGCCTGCAACGGCATCCTGTTCAATCACGAGTCGCCACGCCGCGGCGAAACATTTGTAACGAGGAAGGTCACGCGTGCACTAGCACGCATCCACCTAGGCCTGCAGGACTGTCTTTACCTCGGCAATCTTGACGCACGACGCGACTGGGGTCATGCCCGAGACTATGTCGAGGCACAATGGTTGATGTTGCAACAGGAACAGCCAGAAGACTATGTAATCGCCACCGGGGTACAGCACTCGGTCCGCGAATTCATCGAACACAGCGCCGGCCAACTTGGCATCACCCTCGCTTGGCATGGGACCGGCGCCGATGAGTACGCCTGTATCAGCACGGTACGTCCTGACTCCTTCGCTAGTCCCGGTCAACGCGTTGTCGCGATCGATCCACGCTACTACCGCCCAGCCGAGGTGGAAACGCTGTTGGGCGACCCTAGCAAGGCGCGCAAGCAGCTCGGCTGGATTCCCCGGACCGGCTTTACCGAGCTGGTCAGCGAGATGATGCAAAACGATCTGGCGCTCGCCAAACGCGATGCGCTGCTGGCAAACGCTGGATTCGAGGCGCACTCGCCGCAGGAATGA
- a CDS encoding S9 family peptidase, with product MKPLIAALLLALVAAPAMASDAVDTTFVKAQGEHAFNVRDLVMMDRVGDPQLSPDGRYAAFGVRSTDYAANKGVGAIYVLDLSAAGAQPVKVVDKGGSARWSADGRSLYFVAPAKDVAQLWRVDLGSNPGKHAAPVQVSHGALDLGGYKLSPDGKQVLLSYEVFTDCATLACTQQRVDARDKDKASGTIYKKLFVRHWDTWANGRRNQLFVGQFDGKGQLAAEPKLLSRGIDGDVPSKPFGDEGEFSFSPDSKTVYFDVRIAGTSEPWSTNFDVYSVPADGSALPANLTAENKAWDASPVASPDGKALYYLAMKKPGFEADRFAIMALDLATGARHEVDPQWDRSPGGLAISADGKTLYATADDNGQHPLFAIDAASGKVSQLVGEGTVGGFSLTAGKLLLTRDDLKRPADVYMAHADGSDLKQVTHFNAADLKNAKMGDAEFFTFKGWNNETVQGYVVKPVDYQAGQTYPVAFIIHGGPQGAMSNGWSYRWNPQTYAGQGFAVVTVNFHGSTGYGQAFTDSISGDWGGKPLEDLKLGWKAALDKYSFLDGDRACALGASYGGYMVYWMAGVWNQPWKCLIDHDGVFDARAMYYDTEELWFEEYENGGTPFDHPENYEKFNPVNHVKDWRVPMMVVHSAKDFRIPDTQGLGAFTALQRRGIPSELLHFPDENHWVLKPHNSVQWHDAVNAWLKQWTAKDAAKAGSH from the coding sequence ATGAAACCTCTGATAGCCGCGCTGCTTCTGGCGCTGGTCGCCGCTCCCGCGATGGCGAGTGACGCCGTGGATACCACCTTCGTCAAGGCGCAGGGGGAACACGCGTTCAATGTGCGCGACCTGGTGATGATGGATCGGGTGGGGGATCCGCAGTTGTCGCCGGATGGTCGCTATGCGGCGTTTGGCGTGCGCAGCACGGATTACGCGGCGAACAAGGGTGTGGGCGCGATTTATGTGCTGGATCTGTCGGCGGCGGGTGCGCAGCCGGTGAAGGTGGTCGACAAGGGCGGGTCGGCGCGCTGGTCGGCGGATGGGCGCAGCCTGTATTTCGTGGCGCCGGCGAAGGATGTGGCGCAGTTGTGGCGGGTGGATCTGGGTAGCAATCCGGGCAAACATGCGGCGCCTGTCCAGGTCAGCCATGGCGCGCTGGACCTGGGCGGCTACAAGCTGTCGCCGGACGGCAAGCAGGTGCTGCTGTCGTATGAGGTGTTCACCGATTGCGCCACGCTGGCGTGCACGCAGCAGCGCGTCGACGCACGCGACAAGGACAAGGCCAGCGGCACGATCTACAAGAAGCTGTTCGTGCGGCATTGGGATACCTGGGCCAATGGTCGGCGCAATCAGTTGTTCGTGGGGCAGTTCGATGGCAAGGGCCAGCTGGCGGCGGAGCCGAAGCTGCTCAGCCGTGGCATCGACGGCGACGTGCCGAGCAAGCCGTTCGGTGACGAGGGCGAGTTCAGCTTCTCGCCCGATAGCAAGACCGTGTATTTCGACGTACGCATCGCCGGAACCAGCGAGCCGTGGTCGACCAATTTCGACGTGTATAGCGTGCCGGCGGATGGCTCGGCTCTACCTGCGAACCTGACCGCCGAAAACAAGGCGTGGGATGCATCCCCGGTGGCGTCGCCGGACGGCAAGGCGCTGTACTACCTGGCGATGAAGAAGCCGGGCTTCGAGGCGGACCGCTTCGCGATCATGGCGCTGGATCTGGCCACGGGAGCACGCCACGAGGTCGATCCGCAGTGGGATCGCTCGCCCGGCGGGCTGGCGATTTCGGCCGACGGCAAGACCTTGTACGCCACCGCCGACGACAACGGCCAGCACCCGCTGTTCGCGATCGATGCGGCCAGCGGCAAGGTCAGCCAGCTGGTGGGCGAGGGTACGGTGGGCGGCTTCTCGCTGACCGCCGGCAAGCTGCTGCTGACCCGCGACGACCTGAAGCGGCCGGCGGATGTATACATGGCCCACGCCGATGGCAGTGACCTGAAGCAGGTCACCCATTTCAACGCGGCGGACCTGAAGAACGCGAAGATGGGTGATGCGGAATTCTTCACCTTCAAGGGCTGGAACAACGAAACCGTGCAGGGCTACGTGGTCAAGCCGGTCGACTACCAGGCCGGGCAGACCTATCCGGTGGCCTTCATCATCCACGGCGGCCCGCAAGGCGCGATGAGCAACGGCTGGAGCTATCGCTGGAACCCGCAGACCTATGCCGGTCAGGGCTTCGCGGTGGTGACGGTGAACTTCCACGGCTCCACCGGCTACGGCCAGGCGTTCACCGATTCGATCTCCGGCGACTGGGGCGGCAAGCCGCTGGAGGACCTGAAGCTGGGCTGGAAGGCCGCGCTGGACAAGTACAGCTTCCTCGACGGTGACCGTGCCTGCGCGCTGGGCGCCAGTTATGGCGGCTACATGGTGTACTGGATGGCTGGCGTGTGGAACCAGCCGTGGAAGTGCCTGATCGACCACGACGGCGTGTTCGACGCGCGCGCGATGTACTACGACACCGAGGAGCTGTGGTTCGAGGAGTACGAGAACGGCGGCACGCCGTTCGACCACCCCGAGAACTACGAGAAGTTCAACCCGGTCAACCACGTCAAGGACTGGCGCGTGCCGATGATGGTGGTGCACTCGGCGAAGGACTTCCGCATCCCCGACACCCAGGGCCTGGGCGCGTTCACCGCGCTGCAGCGCCGTGGGATTCCCAGCGAGCTGCTGCACTTCCCGGACGAGAACCACTGGGTGCTGAAGCCGCACAACAGCGTGCAGTGGCACGACGCGGTGAACGCGTGGCTGAAACAGTGGACGGCGAAGGATGCAGCGAAAGCCGGTTCGCACTGA
- a CDS encoding nitroreductase — MPFDLSLLQQRHSVPSRQLGEPAPDEATLHELLEAAIRVPDHGKLVPFRLIRLQGEAKLIFGRRVAEIAQKNHPDMSDAKLEKDRLRYTFAPLVIAVIARLDALSKVPEIEQKLSAGTVAHNILLGAFALGYGAQWLTGWAAYDREVAALLGLADNEQVIGFVHLGTPQTDVPDRDRPALGDLLSSWTP, encoded by the coding sequence ATGCCCTTCGATCTTTCCCTGTTGCAGCAACGCCATTCCGTTCCATCACGCCAGCTCGGCGAACCCGCGCCGGACGAGGCCACCCTGCACGAGCTGCTGGAGGCCGCCATCCGGGTGCCCGACCACGGCAAGTTGGTGCCGTTCCGGCTGATCCGCCTGCAGGGCGAGGCCAAGCTGATCTTCGGCCGGCGCGTGGCGGAGATCGCGCAGAAGAACCACCCCGACATGTCCGACGCCAAGCTGGAGAAGGATCGCCTGCGCTACACCTTCGCGCCCCTGGTGATCGCGGTGATCGCCCGCCTGGACGCCCTCAGCAAGGTGCCGGAAATCGAGCAGAAACTGTCCGCCGGCACGGTGGCCCACAACATCCTGCTGGGCGCCTTCGCGCTGGGCTACGGCGCCCAGTGGCTCACCGGCTGGGCCGCCTACGACCGCGAAGTGGCGGCGCTGCTTGGCCTGGCCGACAACGAGCAGGTGATCGGCTTCGTCCACCTGGGCACGCCACAAACCGACGTGCCCGATCGCGATCGCCCGGCGCTGGGCGACCTGCTCAGCAGCTGGACGCCGTGA
- a CDS encoding pilin yields MKSMQKGFTLIELMIVVAIIAILAAIALPQYQNYVARSQATAGLADVTPGKTAYEEQVNNGIVGANSYTADLIGLQPTTERCAITTTAPTSGAANDAIKCALKGNPKVAGKYVEWNRNGSGLWTCKSDLDDKFRPKGCFN; encoded by the coding sequence ATGAAGAGCATGCAGAAAGGTTTTACCCTGATCGAACTGATGATCGTGGTTGCGATCATCGCGATCTTGGCCGCCATCGCGCTGCCGCAGTACCAGAACTATGTGGCTCGTTCGCAGGCGACTGCCGGCTTGGCTGACGTCACGCCCGGCAAGACCGCGTACGAAGAGCAGGTCAACAACGGTATCGTCGGCGCCAACTCGTACACGGCTGATCTGATCGGCCTTCAGCCCACCACCGAGCGTTGCGCCATCACGACGACGGCTCCGACCTCTGGTGCCGCGAACGATGCGATCAAGTGCGCGCTGAAGGGTAACCCGAAAGTCGCCGGCAAGTATGTCGAGTGGAACCGTAACGGCAGCGGCCTGTGGACGTGCAAGAGCGATCTGGACGACAAGTTCCGCCCGAAGGGTTGCTTCAACTAA
- a CDS encoding RNA polymerase sigma factor encodes MNSAIGTLDADLLSEVRETPATLDAFLAQVERRAFRMAELQLRHREDAMDAVQDAMLRLVRHYRDKPATEWAPLFWGILRRRVVDLQRRRKVRSIVVGWLGGGHDGDGDELPVWEPADPGQDPLGRLHDVQSYADLAAAVRQLPQRQREAFMLRMLEGLDVAETARAVGCSEGSVKTHLSRAMHHLRDQLEDWR; translated from the coding sequence GTGAACAGCGCGATCGGCACCCTCGACGCGGATCTGCTGAGCGAGGTCCGCGAAACACCCGCCACCCTGGATGCGTTCCTGGCCCAGGTCGAACGGCGTGCGTTCCGCATGGCCGAACTGCAGCTGCGCCATCGCGAGGACGCGATGGACGCGGTGCAGGACGCCATGCTGCGGCTGGTCAGGCACTACCGCGACAAGCCCGCGACGGAATGGGCGCCGCTGTTCTGGGGCATCCTGCGCCGGCGCGTGGTGGACCTGCAGCGGCGCCGCAAGGTGCGCTCGATCGTGGTCGGCTGGCTGGGCGGCGGCCACGATGGCGATGGCGACGAGCTGCCCGTGTGGGAGCCGGCCGATCCCGGCCAGGACCCGCTGGGCCGGCTGCACGACGTGCAGTCGTACGCCGACCTGGCCGCCGCGGTGCGGCAACTGCCGCAACGCCAGCGCGAAGCTTTCATGTTGCGCATGCTGGAAGGACTCGACGTGGCCGAAACCGCCCGTGCCGTGGGCTGCTCCGAAGGCAGCGTGAAAACCCATCTGTCGCGCGCCATGCATCATTTGCGCGACCAACTGGAGGACTGGCGATGA
- a CDS encoding 5'-3' exonuclease H3TH domain-containing protein yields the protein MNATENGRPAVHLVDGSLYVFRAWHSMPDEFHDVDGHPVNAVHGYTRFLCELLERVQPEHIAVAFDASLTSSFRNAIYPPYKANRELPPPDLERQFVQCRAITEALGLCLMIDHSYEADDLIGSTVWNLRAQGWRSVIVSADKDFGQLLGEHDEQWDYGRGLRWGPAGVHEKLGVHPHQVADYLALCGDSVDNIPGVPGVGAKTAAALLSHFGSLDILLERIDEVAFLRLRGAAACATKLREHAEQARIYRRLTRIALDAPGASSIEALQRQSRPAEQLEALCEQLRMGAFTRSRLRALLR from the coding sequence GTGAACGCCACCGAAAATGGCCGTCCAGCCGTCCATCTGGTTGATGGAAGCCTGTACGTGTTCCGTGCCTGGCACTCGATGCCGGACGAGTTCCACGACGTCGACGGCCACCCGGTCAATGCCGTGCATGGCTATACCCGTTTCCTGTGCGAGCTGCTCGAACGCGTGCAGCCCGAACACATCGCGGTGGCCTTCGACGCCTCGCTGACCAGCTCGTTCCGCAACGCGATCTATCCGCCATACAAGGCCAACCGCGAGCTGCCGCCGCCGGATCTCGAGCGGCAGTTCGTGCAGTGCCGCGCGATCACCGAGGCGCTAGGCCTGTGCTTGATGATCGACCACAGCTACGAAGCCGACGACCTCATCGGCAGCACCGTGTGGAACCTGCGTGCCCAGGGCTGGCGCAGCGTGATCGTCTCCGCCGACAAGGACTTCGGCCAGTTGCTGGGCGAGCACGACGAGCAGTGGGACTACGGCCGCGGCCTGCGCTGGGGACCGGCCGGCGTGCACGAAAAGCTCGGCGTGCACCCGCACCAGGTCGCCGACTACCTGGCCCTGTGCGGCGACAGCGTGGACAACATCCCGGGCGTCCCCGGTGTCGGCGCCAAGACCGCCGCCGCCCTGCTCAGCCACTTCGGCAGCCTCGACATCCTGCTCGAGCGCATCGACGAAGTCGCCTTCCTGCGCCTGCGCGGTGCCGCCGCCTGCGCCACCAAACTGCGCGAACACGCCGAACAGGCGCGCATCTACCGCCGCCTCACCCGCATCGCCCTGGACGCCCCCGGCGCCAGCAGCATCGAGGCCCTGCAGCGCCAAAGCCGCCCGGCCGAACAACTCGAAGCCCTGTGCGAACAGCTCCGCATGGGCGCCTTCACCCGCAGCCGCCTGCGCGCATTGCTGCGCTGA
- a CDS encoding DUF3106 domain-containing protein, which translates to MNRILRPILPLLLATLLGGVAVAPLHAQDAPPPSRDEAAPPPPVRPWSSLDPAQREVLAPLKNDWDGMSPRKQARMLHRAERWVTLPPEKREEVRQHIARWQQMTPAERKQARENMRKFHQMPEQQREQLHTTFERFQKLPPAQREELLRRWRQLPPDQRRWHGPHGGHDRPPPPSSGNQPPPPPPGQNGQS; encoded by the coding sequence ATGAATCGAATCCTTCGCCCGATCCTGCCCCTGTTGCTCGCCACCCTGCTCGGCGGCGTGGCGGTGGCGCCACTGCACGCACAGGACGCGCCACCGCCGTCGCGGGACGAGGCGGCGCCACCGCCACCGGTGCGTCCGTGGAGCAGCCTCGACCCGGCCCAGCGCGAAGTGCTGGCGCCGCTGAAAAATGACTGGGACGGCATGTCGCCGCGCAAGCAGGCGCGGATGCTTCATCGGGCCGAACGCTGGGTCACCCTGCCGCCGGAAAAGCGCGAGGAAGTCCGCCAGCACATCGCCCGCTGGCAACAGATGACCCCCGCCGAGCGCAAGCAGGCGCGCGAGAACATGCGCAAGTTCCACCAGATGCCCGAGCAGCAGCGCGAGCAGCTGCACACCACCTTCGAACGCTTCCAGAAACTGCCACCGGCGCAGCGCGAGGAATTGCTTCGACGCTGGCGGCAGCTGCCACCGGACCAGCGCCGCTGGCACGGCCCGCATGGCGGACACGATCGTCCACCTCCGCCGTCATCCGGCAACCAGCCGCCCCCGCCGCCACCCGGCCAGAACGGCCAGAGCTGA